The Psychromonas sp. MME1 genome window below encodes:
- a CDS encoding TIM-barrel domain-containing protein: MRGLLLFFSLIFSSHLWAEIQWLADEQEYNLSAASLFKMRKELSKEQRQQLSNIRNVPFDNLNDFKKALSNNIGDDQALTASLIEKAKQPAISYGAESRKSLLSLIISDAEHHQDENKFTQRSWLTLPELAPSEQLSVKFNDKCLQVSASKHALFELCAGNKSGQQTSALLKTEAQSILGLGQEFKNPGETKANRFGEVREGKNTMSPFNKGFNGNTLFPIAYFEFPNNKNKPPFALILDNRYPQNWDFSSTPYTLHTAGGDFKLHVLTGKDLATIRRQYMQLVGTPLLPPKSAFGLWLSEYGFDNWSELDDKITTLKKNKFPLSGVVMDCSGLVASVKMKKAKWVALHGMCKTSQIPLQKLPTTKNKISI; the protein is encoded by the coding sequence ATGCGTGGTTTGCTATTATTTTTTTCTCTCATATTTTCTAGCCATTTATGGGCTGAAATACAATGGCTCGCTGATGAACAGGAGTATAACTTAAGTGCAGCAAGCCTCTTTAAAATGCGCAAAGAGTTAAGCAAAGAACAACGACAACAACTATCCAACATACGTAATGTCCCCTTTGATAATCTCAATGATTTTAAAAAAGCACTCAGTAACAATATTGGAGATGATCAGGCGCTCACCGCATCACTTATCGAAAAAGCAAAACAACCAGCCATTAGTTATGGGGCTGAATCGAGAAAATCGTTATTAAGCTTAATCATTAGTGATGCAGAGCATCACCAAGATGAAAATAAATTTACGCAAAGAAGTTGGTTAACGTTACCCGAGCTTGCCCCCTCTGAACAACTCAGTGTCAAGTTTAATGATAAATGCCTACAAGTATCTGCAAGCAAACATGCATTATTTGAGCTATGTGCAGGAAATAAAAGCGGGCAGCAAACCAGTGCGCTACTAAAAACTGAAGCCCAATCTATCTTGGGCTTAGGACAAGAATTTAAAAATCCCGGAGAGACCAAGGCAAACCGATTTGGTGAAGTACGTGAAGGGAAAAATACTATGTCCCCATTTAATAAAGGGTTTAATGGTAACACCCTATTTCCAATAGCCTATTTTGAGTTTCCTAACAATAAAAATAAACCGCCTTTTGCCCTTATTCTCGATAACCGCTATCCACAAAACTGGGATTTTAGCAGCACACCTTACACGCTTCACACCGCAGGCGGTGACTTTAAATTACATGTATTAACTGGCAAGGACTTAGCCACGATTCGTCGCCAATATATGCAGTTAGTAGGAACACCGCTATTACCACCAAAATCAGCCTTTGGTTTATGGTTATCTGAATATGGATTTGATAATTGGTCTGAATTGGACGACAAAATTACCACACTAAAGAAAAATAAATTTCCACTAAGTGGTGTTGTGATGGATTGCAGTGGTTTGGTGGCATCAGTGAAGATGAAAAAAGCAAAATGGGTAGCCTTACATGGGATGTGCAAAACTTCCCAGATCCCGTTGCAAAAATTGCCGACTACAAAAAACAAAATATCGATATGA
- a CDS encoding TIM-barrel domain-containing protein — translation MGSLTWDVQNFPDPVAKIADYKKQNIDMIVIEESYISKGLEEYQLLDQKGFLAHDENGKSLDTTEDPAWWGHGGMFDWTNKKGRDFWHDYRRQALIDAGIVGHWTDLGEPEMHNPYFKYSKELDHEMIHNSYNIEWLQGIYDGYLRNTPEKRPFMMSRSGGMGMQALGAVIWSGDIASDFASLASQMPQQAHMMWSGIDYYSSDVGGFHRKALQHIGTEQTKEQAMDELFTQWFAYASLFEVPVRAHTENLCNCKETAPDRVGDLASNRANINLRYQLLPYYYSLAHRATLDGEPMFPSLEYYYDNDMQAKNLGQVKMIGPFLVGSGVAKAEQKLAKIYLPKGVWFDFRTAQRIDSKGQWITQDLYVNERLTLPLFAQQGSLIPEHVDNLNILKVFGFGEQQFAWYDDDGASTAYLQGDYQKIQLQSKQQEVALSRVNGSTLNIDRLVWLLPKQMKIKSVSSNSGDLTFSQQGNVVTITLPSIDDELNIKLKF, via the coding sequence ATGGGTAGCCTTACATGGGATGTGCAAAACTTCCCAGATCCCGTTGCAAAAATTGCCGACTACAAAAAACAAAATATCGATATGATCGTCATTGAAGAGTCCTATATAAGTAAAGGCTTAGAAGAGTATCAACTCCTTGATCAAAAAGGGTTCCTTGCTCACGATGAAAATGGAAAAAGCTTAGATACCACGGAAGATCCAGCCTGGTGGGGGCATGGAGGCATGTTTGATTGGACGAATAAAAAAGGACGTGATTTTTGGCATGATTATCGCCGTCAAGCACTCATTGATGCAGGCATAGTAGGGCACTGGACTGATTTAGGTGAACCAGAAATGCATAATCCCTACTTTAAATATTCCAAAGAGTTAGACCATGAAATGATACATAACTCTTATAATATTGAGTGGTTACAGGGTATTTATGACGGCTACTTACGCAATACGCCAGAAAAACGTCCCTTCATGATGTCTCGCTCAGGCGGCATGGGCATGCAAGCTTTAGGTGCGGTTATTTGGTCTGGAGATATCGCCAGTGATTTTGCCTCTCTCGCTTCACAAATGCCGCAGCAAGCACACATGATGTGGTCAGGAATAGACTATTACAGCTCAGATGTCGGTGGCTTCCATCGTAAGGCGCTTCAGCACATTGGTACAGAACAAACTAAAGAGCAAGCGATGGACGAGTTGTTCACGCAATGGTTTGCTTATGCAAGCCTATTTGAAGTACCCGTGCGCGCACACACGGAAAACCTTTGTAACTGCAAAGAAACAGCACCCGATAGAGTCGGTGATCTAGCAAGTAATCGCGCCAATATTAATTTACGCTATCAGTTATTACCTTACTACTATTCACTCGCCCATCGAGCGACTTTAGATGGCGAGCCGATGTTTCCATCCTTAGAATATTACTATGATAATGACATGCAAGCTAAAAACTTAGGGCAAGTTAAAATGATTGGCCCCTTTTTAGTAGGCTCAGGTGTTGCCAAAGCCGAACAAAAATTGGCAAAAATTTACTTACCTAAAGGCGTTTGGTTTGATTTTAGAACGGCACAGCGCATCGACTCTAAAGGGCAGTGGATAACACAAGATCTGTATGTTAATGAACGGTTAACTCTACCGCTATTTGCACAACAAGGTTCATTAATCCCTGAACATGTCGATAACTTAAATATACTAAAAGTGTTCGGATTCGGTGAACAACAATTTGCTTGGTATGACGATGATGGTGCCAGCACCGCATATCTGCAGGGCGATTATCAAAAAATCCAATTACAAAGCAAACAGCAAGAAGTGGCGTTATCTAGAGTGAACGGAAGCACCTTGAATATTGATCGCTTAGTTTGGCTATTACCCAAGCAAATGAAGATTAAATCAGTTAGCTCAAACAGTGGTGATTTAACCTTTTCACAGCAGGGTAACGTTGTCACGATCACACTACCTAGCATTGATGATGAGCTGAATATAAAACTTAAATTTTAA
- a CDS encoding metallophosphoesterase family protein, with translation MRIAVLSDIHSNVYALGAVLSDVRRRGVDFSVNLGDILYGPIAPRATFDLLMENELITIRGNQERQIYEAKESDIASNPTLQFILNELGNQPLKWMKQLPFNYQLNESIFLCHGTPVDDLIYLLENVDSGYAKVRSDQEIVALLNGQSSEVILCGHTHTARTLFTSTQQLIVNPGSVGLPAYRDDQPVKHVMESFTPHATYAIVECYKNRWSVQHIKIAYDYEKAANEALKRNRNDWAYCLTTGRSL, from the coding sequence ATGCGGATAGCCGTTTTATCTGATATTCATAGTAATGTTTATGCGCTCGGAGCTGTTTTATCGGATGTTCGCCGCCGTGGTGTGGATTTTTCCGTTAATTTAGGAGATATTCTATATGGTCCGATCGCACCGCGGGCAACCTTTGATCTTCTCATGGAAAACGAACTCATCACCATCAGGGGGAATCAGGAACGGCAAATTTATGAGGCCAAAGAGAGTGATATAGCATCGAACCCTACGCTGCAGTTTATTCTAAATGAGCTGGGTAATCAGCCGCTAAAATGGATGAAACAACTACCTTTTAACTATCAATTAAACGAAAGCATCTTTCTTTGTCATGGAACGCCCGTTGATGATTTGATCTACCTGTTAGAAAATGTCGATAGCGGTTATGCCAAGGTGCGTTCCGATCAAGAAATAGTCGCACTGCTTAATGGGCAGAGTTCAGAAGTTATTCTTTGTGGGCATACACATACAGCCAGAACTTTATTCACCAGTACGCAGCAATTAATAGTCAATCCTGGCAGTGTTGGATTACCCGCATATCGTGATGATCAACCCGTTAAACATGTAATGGAAAGTTTTACTCCTCATGCTACTTATGCGATTGTGGAATGTTACAAAAATAGGTGGTCAGTACAGCATATTAAAATAGCCTATGATTACGAAAAAGCGGCAAATGAAGCGCTAAAGCGAAACCGAAATGACTGGGCTTATTGTTTAACAACTGGCAGATCTTTATAA
- a CDS encoding oxidative damage protection protein produces the protein MPRTVFCSFLKKEAPGLAFQIIPGELGKRIFDNISQEAWTEWQQKQTMLINEKKLNLMQLEDRKYIEKVMIGYLFENKGLEIEGYTPKKEDK, from the coding sequence ATGCCTAGAACTGTATTTTGTAGTTTTTTAAAAAAAGAAGCCCCCGGTCTTGCCTTTCAAATTATTCCAGGGGAATTGGGCAAACGTATTTTTGATAACATCAGTCAAGAGGCATGGACGGAATGGCAACAAAAACAAACCATGCTTATCAATGAAAAAAAATTAAACCTAATGCAACTTGAAGATAGAAAATATATCGAAAAAGTAATGATTGGCTATCTATTTGAAAATAAAGGTTTGGAAATTGAAGGTTACACCCCGAAAAAAGAAGATAAATAA
- a CDS encoding NCS2 family permease yields MSQDNPAQIKKTTSLEDKLDNFFKIKARGSSIKTELIAGLTTFLAMVYSVIVVPSMLSAAGFDAGAVFIATCLIAAFGSLLMGLWVNLPMAIGCAISLTAFTAFSLVIGQGVSVEVALGAVFIMGVVFTLITVTGIRQWILTNLPLGIAHGTGIGIGLFLLLIAADSSGLIVKNSHAGLPIALGDINSFSTVMSVLGLAAIFGLEKKRIPGGILLVIIAISIIGLLFDPNVTYNGFFALPSLETAQGDTLIGSMDIMGALTPTILPVVIALVMTAVFDATGTIRALAGQANLLDNDGQIINGGKALTADSVSSIVAGAVGGAPAAVYIESATGTAAGGKTGLTATIVGLLFLVMIFFSPVSYLVPAYATAPALMYVGLLMLGNVSKLDFDDSVDALSGLVCAVFIILSANIVTGIMIGFTTLLVGRIFAGELKKLNMGIISITIALIVFYVGGWAI; encoded by the coding sequence ATGTCTCAGGACAATCCAGCACAGATAAAAAAAACAACAAGCTTAGAGGATAAACTCGATAATTTTTTCAAAATAAAAGCGCGAGGTAGTTCCATAAAAACAGAATTAATCGCTGGCTTAACGACCTTTTTGGCAATGGTTTACTCGGTGATTGTTGTACCAAGTATGCTCAGCGCCGCAGGTTTTGATGCCGGTGCGGTGTTTATCGCCACCTGTTTAATCGCAGCATTTGGTTCATTATTAATGGGGCTATGGGTAAACCTACCAATGGCTATCGGCTGTGCAATATCATTAACGGCATTTACTGCATTCAGTTTAGTGATAGGCCAAGGGGTCAGTGTTGAAGTTGCACTGGGCGCGGTATTTATCATGGGCGTTGTCTTTACATTAATCACAGTTACGGGCATTCGCCAGTGGATATTAACTAATTTACCCCTTGGCATCGCCCACGGAACAGGGATTGGTATCGGTTTATTCCTATTACTCATTGCTGCCGATAGCTCTGGGCTTATTGTTAAAAATAGTCATGCAGGTTTACCCATCGCCCTTGGTGATATTAACTCCTTTTCTACGGTGATGTCTGTACTTGGCCTTGCGGCTATTTTCGGCTTGGAGAAAAAACGTATACCAGGCGGTATTTTATTAGTCATTATTGCTATTTCTATCATTGGCTTACTTTTTGACCCCAATGTCACCTATAATGGATTTTTCGCGTTACCTAGCTTAGAAACCGCACAGGGTGACACACTAATAGGTTCAATGGATATAATGGGCGCCTTAACCCCCACTATTCTCCCCGTGGTCATTGCATTAGTAATGACGGCAGTTTTTGATGCAACGGGCACCATTCGCGCACTAGCAGGGCAAGCAAATTTATTAGATAATGATGGACAAATCATTAACGGTGGTAAAGCGTTAACAGCTGACTCGGTAAGCTCGATCGTTGCTGGAGCCGTCGGTGGGGCACCTGCCGCAGTTTATATTGAATCGGCAACGGGTACAGCTGCTGGCGGCAAAACAGGCTTAACTGCCACTATTGTCGGCTTACTTTTCTTAGTGATGATTTTCTTTTCACCGGTGAGCTATTTAGTCCCCGCTTACGCAACGGCGCCTGCACTAATGTACGTTGGCTTATTGATGTTAGGTAATGTCTCTAAACTTGATTTTGATGATTCTGTGGATGCACTGTCTGGGCTTGTCTGCGCGGTGTTTATTATACTCTCAGCAAACATCGTAACGGGGATCATGATTGGTTTTACCACACTCTTAGTGGGACGTATTTTTGCAGGCGAGTTGAAGAAATTAAATATGGGTATCATTTCGATTACGATTGCACTGATCGTATTTTACGTTGGTGGGTGGGCGATTTAA
- the mutY gene encoding A/G-specific adenine glycosylase yields the protein MSNEDFSQRIIQWQQQHGRHHLPWQQDKSLYKTWISEVMLQQTQVATVIPYFKKFMRAFPTISYLANAPIDEVLHHWTGLGYYARARNLHKAAQFIRDNFNGEFPQDFQQVLALPGIGRSTAGAILSLTLGKHFAILDGNVKRVLTRHQAIEGWTGEKRVENQLWTLAEKVTPSEQCHIFNQAMMDMGAMICTRSKPKCTTCPVNSDCKAYQSNTMSCYPTAKAKKKIPVKHAFMLVLYTVTDQQISVQLTKRPPAGIWGGLWCFPELSKLESSQELLQDMGVTQYKQILLPSFRHTFSHYHFDISPVLIKVGSIEYQQIREENTLWYNLNTPQKVGLATATKKILNAVSKIDKKETNNA from the coding sequence TTGAGTAACGAAGATTTTAGCCAGCGCATCATTCAATGGCAGCAGCAACATGGCCGCCATCATTTACCATGGCAGCAAGATAAAAGTCTGTATAAAACATGGATCAGTGAAGTGATGTTGCAACAAACACAAGTGGCGACGGTCATTCCCTACTTTAAAAAATTTATGCGCGCTTTCCCGACTATCAGTTATCTTGCCAATGCTCCGATTGATGAAGTATTACACCATTGGACGGGGCTCGGTTATTACGCTAGAGCACGCAATTTACACAAGGCTGCACAATTCATTCGCGATAACTTTAACGGAGAGTTTCCGCAAGATTTCCAACAAGTGTTAGCACTTCCGGGAATAGGCCGCTCTACCGCTGGGGCTATCTTGTCGTTAACGCTAGGTAAACATTTTGCAATTTTAGATGGTAATGTTAAACGGGTACTAACACGCCACCAAGCGATTGAAGGTTGGACGGGTGAAAAACGCGTTGAAAATCAACTTTGGACGCTTGCAGAAAAAGTAACACCGAGCGAACAATGCCATATATTCAATCAAGCAATGATGGATATGGGGGCGATGATTTGCACTCGCAGCAAACCGAAATGCACCACCTGCCCGGTTAATAGTGATTGTAAAGCCTACCAAAGTAATACGATGAGTTGTTACCCAACGGCAAAGGCAAAAAAGAAAATTCCAGTTAAACATGCTTTTATGTTAGTGCTTTACACCGTAACCGATCAACAGATATCCGTGCAGCTCACAAAACGTCCACCAGCGGGTATTTGGGGGGGGCTGTGGTGCTTCCCAGAACTAAGCAAACTTGAGTCCAGTCAAGAATTATTGCAAGATATGGGAGTAACGCAATACAAACAAATTTTATTACCTAGCTTCCGTCATACTTTTAGCCATTACCATTTTGATATTTCTCCTGTGTTAATTAAAGTAGGTAGTATCGAATACCAACAAATCAGAGAAGAAAATACACTCTGGTATAATCTCAACACCCCACAAAAAGTGGGACTTGCAACAGCAACAAAAAAAATATTAAACGCTGTTAGTAAAATCGATAAAAAGGAAACAAATAATGCCTAG
- a CDS encoding extracellular solute-binding protein: MQNIVRLLKLMALPLFMLLFSTHLIAASKIVFWTTQQHNDYLDNIISNFEKNHGIEIELHQFLAEDLRDEVVTLARTAELPDMLYIPSDFVGMHNEIKLSPIPSSWFSQHLSMKIRSISKINETSYGIPVFQGNHLMLFYNREMVTTPITDWQQLKEQSRSFSDQVTFPITWHYSEMYWLIPFISAYQSWPMVGDNVTLNTPGMVKALRFYQNLAKDKLVDPNCDHTCSVANFKNGQSPYLIDGDWIIHTLEKEMGNKLGIATLPKVEGQTMYPMFGSYVLAFPNLQEDSEKYKILEKFALYTQGLEAQQLVLDEGGLMPVNDKILADAYTRMNSNEKAVMEQINFTHPLPTSPNMSVAWFAMKRGFVRLMEHNYTPEQTALFMQRTASKELSRQNKTIDK; this comes from the coding sequence ATGCAAAACATAGTGCGATTACTGAAACTAATGGCCCTTCCACTGTTTATGCTTCTCTTTTCTACGCACTTAATCGCAGCGTCTAAGATAGTCTTTTGGACAACTCAACAACATAACGACTATTTAGATAATATTATTAGCAATTTTGAAAAAAATCATGGAATAGAGATAGAGCTACACCAATTCCTTGCTGAAGATTTACGCGATGAAGTCGTTACATTAGCACGTACAGCAGAACTACCGGATATGCTTTATATCCCCTCAGACTTCGTGGGTATGCACAATGAAATCAAGCTATCCCCCATCCCTAGTTCGTGGTTTTCACAACATCTCAGTATGAAAATACGTTCCATTAGCAAAATTAATGAAACAAGCTACGGTATTCCCGTCTTTCAAGGTAATCATCTGATGCTCTTTTATAATCGCGAGATGGTTACAACCCCAATAACGGATTGGCAGCAGTTAAAGGAACAGAGCCGTTCTTTTAGCGATCAGGTAACCTTTCCAATTACCTGGCATTACAGTGAAATGTACTGGTTAATTCCCTTTATTTCAGCTTATCAAAGCTGGCCGATGGTTGGCGACAATGTCACCCTAAATACCCCTGGAATGGTCAAAGCACTGCGTTTCTACCAAAACCTAGCTAAAGATAAGCTAGTTGATCCTAACTGTGACCATACCTGTAGTGTTGCCAACTTTAAAAATGGTCAATCACCTTACTTAATTGATGGCGATTGGATCATTCATACTTTAGAAAAAGAGATGGGTAATAAACTGGGTATTGCCACTCTACCTAAAGTCGAAGGGCAAACTATGTATCCGATGTTTGGCAGTTATGTACTCGCTTTCCCTAACTTACAAGAAGATAGCGAAAAATATAAAATCCTCGAAAAATTCGCACTATATACACAAGGCCTCGAAGCCCAGCAATTGGTGTTAGATGAAGGTGGTTTAATGCCCGTTAATGATAAAATATTAGCGGATGCCTATACACGTATGAACAGCAATGAAAAAGCGGTAATGGAACAGATTAATTTTACTCACCCACTCCCGACGAGTCCAAACATGTCCGTAGCATGGTTTGCAATGAAAAGAGGCTTTGTTCGCTTAATGGAACACAACTATACGCCGGAACAAACCGCTTTATTCATGCAACGCACGGCTAGCAAAGAGTTGTCTCGCCAAAATAAAACGATCGATAAATAA
- the trmB gene encoding tRNA (guanosine(46)-N7)-methyltransferase TrmB, which translates to MTEQQNSNASESAQPEGKEKYMRKIRSFVKREGRMTNRQQHAIDSLWATMGVDYQEKMIDFTELFGRDAPVVLEIGFGMGKSLIEMAQRSPEKNFLGIEVHGPGVGACLADVGEAGVTNLRVMNHDAVEVLEHMIPNQSLATFQLYFPDPWHKARHHKRRIVQPEFIENMRPKLAIGGVIHMATDWENYAEHMLEVLNAATNFKNCSGTGYAPRPEWRPLTKFENRGNNLGHGVWDLLFERIS; encoded by the coding sequence ATGACAGAACAACAAAACAGTAATGCCTCCGAAAGTGCACAGCCCGAAGGTAAAGAAAAATATATGCGTAAAATCCGTTCTTTTGTAAAACGAGAAGGGCGCATGACCAATAGGCAGCAACATGCTATTGATAGCCTGTGGGCGACAATGGGGGTTGATTACCAAGAGAAAATGATCGACTTCACCGAGTTATTTGGTCGCGATGCACCGGTGGTGCTTGAAATTGGTTTTGGTATGGGTAAGTCATTAATCGAGATGGCGCAACGCTCTCCGGAAAAAAACTTTTTAGGTATTGAAGTACATGGCCCGGGTGTTGGTGCATGTCTAGCCGATGTCGGTGAAGCTGGGGTAACTAACTTACGTGTCATGAATCATGATGCGGTGGAAGTCTTAGAGCATATGATCCCGAATCAAAGTTTGGCCACTTTCCAACTTTATTTTCCTGATCCTTGGCATAAAGCGCGTCATCATAAACGTCGCATCGTACAGCCTGAATTTATTGAAAATATGCGTCCGAAATTGGCGATTGGTGGCGTTATCCATATGGCAACCGATTGGGAAAACTACGCAGAGCACATGTTAGAAGTATTAAACGCAGCAACAAATTTCAAAAATTGCAGTGGTACAGGTTATGCCCCTCGCCCAGAATGGCGACCTCTGACGAAATTTGAAAACCGTGGTAATAACTTAGGTCACGGTGTATGGGATCTACTATTTGAGCGCATTAGTTAA
- a CDS encoding GGDEF domain-containing protein — MRNIMAIANSFKSPTSDVSFAMNGKVIYGKQPVISEHFINKNDAFSLLRDPERVHFQLDLNIAEPTEEITHTINHVLSPILTTGAILLIILLIISLFVANILANSFNQLNTLIKTFKFNGDILSKGFLISEFNDVSKLLHELSTTITQQVNSLKSKNNELAKVDQQREKYLVEVRELNSQLEEKVGSRTIELKETLDTLAHSHFILEELTHFRRTLETRKSNRAIANIFIDSINKCQDNSSIALYLPEQYQHKSTFIEDNMAYIIPSAINDIVLTLGKSPTSIHCIMFENHQHHLCTFNVGNNLLGWVILKESNNSQENSNWIKLFIAELQSYLMMRHLNENLAYLASTDSLTGLKNRKSFDQFLTNLELQKNATCVLYVIDVNGLKTINDEQGHEQGDALIQRMGKVLYESTEGITEHVFRVGGDEFAIILNENECIAQQKLTEILIKQKSTNSGEYNVSFSFGCASSDECSIALLYSVADKRMYLDKKSYYRNNRDRRK; from the coding sequence ATGCGCAATATTATGGCCATCGCAAATAGCTTTAAAAGCCCTACAAGCGATGTCAGTTTTGCCATGAATGGCAAAGTCATTTATGGAAAACAGCCTGTTATCAGTGAACATTTCATCAATAAAAATGACGCATTTAGCTTACTAAGAGATCCAGAGCGGGTACATTTTCAACTTGATTTGAATATCGCAGAACCAACAGAAGAGATCACCCATACGATTAATCATGTTTTATCTCCAATATTAACCACGGGTGCGATTTTGTTGATTATATTGCTCATAATCTCCCTGTTCGTGGCAAATATTTTGGCTAATTCCTTTAATCAACTCAATACATTAATCAAAACCTTCAAATTTAATGGCGATATTCTATCGAAGGGCTTCTTAATCAGTGAGTTTAATGATGTTAGCAAATTGCTGCATGAATTAAGTACAACGATCACCCAACAGGTAAATTCCTTAAAAAGCAAAAACAACGAATTAGCGAAAGTCGATCAACAACGAGAAAAATATTTGGTTGAAGTGAGAGAGTTAAATTCACAATTAGAAGAAAAAGTCGGTTCACGTACCATTGAGCTAAAAGAAACACTCGACACATTAGCACATAGTCATTTTATACTAGAGGAACTAACCCATTTCAGACGCACCCTAGAAACGCGCAAAAGCAATCGAGCTATCGCTAACATTTTTATAGACAGTATCAACAAATGCCAAGATAACTCATCAATAGCCCTCTATCTTCCTGAACAATATCAGCATAAAAGTACCTTTATTGAAGATAACATGGCCTATATTATACCATCGGCTATTAATGATATTGTCCTAACATTGGGGAAATCACCCACATCTATCCACTGCATCATGTTTGAAAACCATCAACATCATCTCTGTACATTTAATGTGGGTAATAACTTATTAGGCTGGGTGATACTCAAAGAAAGTAATAATAGCCAAGAGAATAGCAACTGGATTAAATTATTTATCGCCGAGCTACAAAGCTATTTAATGATGCGCCATTTGAATGAAAATTTAGCCTATCTTGCTTCGACTGACTCTTTAACTGGATTAAAAAACCGAAAGTCCTTTGACCAATTCTTAACAAATTTGGAGTTACAGAAAAATGCCACCTGTGTTTTATATGTCATTGATGTAAATGGATTAAAAACGATTAATGATGAACAAGGACACGAACAAGGTGATGCCCTGATACAAAGGATGGGGAAGGTTTTATACGAGTCAACAGAGGGAATTACAGAGCACGTTTTTCGTGTCGGCGGTGATGAATTTGCCATCATTCTTAATGAAAATGAATGCATAGCACAACAAAAATTAACCGAAATTCTCATCAAACAAAAAAGCACCAATAGTGGTGAATATAATGTGAGCTTCTCCTTTGGATGCGCATCGAGTGATGAATGCAGCATAGCACTTCTTTATAGCGTCGCTGACAAGCGTATGTACCTAGACAAAAAAAGTTACTATCGAAATAACAGAGATAGACGAAAATAA
- a CDS encoding carbon-nitrogen hydrolase family protein, whose translation MTEKFLCAHSHINRVKYKYATDSRAHFAQSDEILRINVGMLKSMVTISLAQVPVIKGNLVENLANHLEMIELSSNLRANVVVFPELSLTGYELELAQQLAFSQSRDSFVELSCAAIEHNIIIVVGCPLVAKKNAKPTIGSVICFPDGNVEFYSKQYLHDSEGEYCSSGSVDYLFNINGYRIGLAVCADFSSPQHSSHAANGGADIYIVSALISESGYQCDAEILANIATMYRFPVLLSNHISQTGGWQACGNNTVWDANGQIVFNSDSKDPCLVLTTLLGNEVSAVKVSI comes from the coding sequence TTGACTGAGAAGTTTTTGTGCGCGCATTCTCACATAAATAGAGTTAAATATAAATACGCTACCGATAGCAGAGCGCATTTTGCTCAAAGCGATGAAATTTTAAGGATAAATGTTGGAATGTTGAAATCAATGGTTACGATTAGCTTGGCTCAGGTTCCTGTGATTAAGGGTAATTTGGTCGAAAACCTTGCCAATCATCTTGAAATGATTGAGTTATCATCAAATCTTAGGGCTAATGTTGTCGTCTTTCCTGAGTTATCATTGACAGGTTACGAGCTTGAATTAGCTCAACAGCTTGCTTTTAGTCAGTCTAGAGATAGCTTTGTGGAACTATCGTGCGCTGCTATTGAACATAATATTATTATTGTTGTTGGTTGCCCTCTCGTAGCTAAAAAAAATGCTAAACCAACGATAGGTTCGGTAATTTGCTTCCCAGATGGCAATGTTGAGTTTTATTCGAAACAATATCTGCATGACTCGGAGGGGGAATATTGCTCTTCAGGCAGTGTTGATTACCTGTTTAATATTAATGGTTATCGAATTGGATTAGCTGTGTGCGCTGATTTTTCATCTCCTCAGCATTCGAGCCACGCTGCCAATGGTGGCGCTGATATCTACATTGTGAGTGCGTTAATTTCCGAATCAGGTTATCAGTGCGATGCTGAAATATTAGCTAATATAGCCACAATGTATAGGTTTCCTGTGTTATTGAGTAATCATATTTCTCAAACAGGTGGCTGGCAGGCTTGTGGTAACAATACGGTTTGGGATGCAAATGGTCAGATTGTATTTAATTCTGATTCAAAAGATCCCTGTTTAGTGTTAACGACTTTGCTTGGTAATGAAGTAAGTGCGGTGAAAGTTAGTATATAA